Proteins from a single region of Hordeum vulgare subsp. vulgare chromosome 6H, MorexV3_pseudomolecules_assembly, whole genome shotgun sequence:
- the LOC123401754 gene encoding uncharacterized protein LOC123401754, which produces MLPSPPSPSATSVASAPRQVSTAPLPPPPFRPVRLAPGAPWFFSEEQRLRLRSSALVVAPDLSQPTHSAPATDLAAAIGTGSPSATCRLSLAEDPGQSAPDSLPPSLATIGAWAASANIRGVGCIHGAGCSRGVGCIHGEAPPRPSSPVKPCVFNAPPRLRSSISILPGCDRAIFVPPGCSAAPDDVPSSPREEAGWTVARCPSRPRGDASSSLPAPPPAHPAPLHLEEQRRASQLRFKRRTEGLCSCCLAPLHHRSVICRDPIRCLACKLLGHTERRCPQRYKLKSHPPKLAYSSAAWPRPTPSSSGVCSWAAVVVDSPTPALPPPPPPRLAEMARSSAGIGAPDARPEEDSCIIPSSFDLDRDMLESEETAAIAWPVNSPRRLEALDVDRAIRKQFHLSHTKVVVTSYHPVEFLVKFNHKAHCDEALAAGRVRAGGSVVHIRPWRPLERAFGAALNYRVRLCLENVPDYAWTPFVAERIIGRRCSFDRLEDHSVLRTNSETLDLWVWRRTRTSSRRSFRSPSLRGRPAACKFSPMKLGHPAASEAPPSACWFIWMRWRTKPMPRWTATSLTTAPRRSTRLVRTWFGTGALLMASPRRSGLRWPILLQPSTQRLLLLASMAEGRTTTLDSCHRVATTTTTWTMTGRGVAIVTAADAPAVSWRTAWRCAGTAPVPPFGGTGQPGRTVGVGRGLLAPRCRSLRR; this is translated from the coding sequence ATGCTCCCCTCGCCCCCCTCCCCGTCGGCAACGTCCGTCGCGTCGGCGCCCCGTCAGGTCTCGACTGCCCCGCTGCCGCCCCCTCCATTCCGGCCAGTCCGCCTTGCGCCCGGGGCCCCATGGTTCTTCTCAGAGGAGCAGCGGCTGCGCCTCAGGTCCTCGGCGCTGGTGGTGGCTCCGGATCTGAGCCAACCCACGCATTCTGCGCCTGCGACGGATCTGGCCGCTGCTATCGGGACTGGGTCCCCCTCCGCTACGTGCCGCCTTTCCCTGGCCGAGGATCCGGGTCAGTCAGCGCCGGATTCGCTGCCCCCTTCCCTTGCCACTATTGGCGCTTGGGCCGCCTCTGCCAACATTCGAGGCGTCGGGTGCATTCATGGCGCCGGTTGCTCTCGGGGCGTCGGATGCATTCATGGTGAGGCGCCCCCGCGTCCTTCTTCACCGGTGAAGCCATGCGTCTTCAATGCGCCACCGAGACTACGCTCCTCCATAAGCATCCTGCCCGGCTGCGACCGGGCCATCTTCGTGCCTCCAGGCTGTTCTGCCGCGCCGGACGACGTCCCATCCTCACCTCGGGAGGAGGCCGGATGGACTGTTGCGCGCTGCCCGAGCCGTCCGCGAGGGGACGCATCTTCAAGCCTGCCTGCTCCTCCACCTGCCCATCCCGCGCCCCTTCACCTCGAGGAGCAGCGTCGTGCGAGCCAACTCCGCTTCAAAAGGCGCACGGAGGGTCTCTGTTCTTGCTGCCTTGCCCCTTTGCACCACCGATCCGTCATATGCAGAGATCCCATCCGTTGTCTAGCCTGCAAGCTCTTGGGGCATACAGAGCGACGGTGCCCGCAGCGCTACAAGCTGAAGTCCCACCCTCCCAAGCTCGCCTATTCCTCGGCTGCTTGGCCTCGCCCCACGCCTTCCTCCTCGGGAGTGTGCTCCTGGGCTGCCGTCGTTGTCGATTCCCCCACTCCGGCCcttcctccgcctccgcctccgcgctTGGCTGAGATGGCCCGCTCCTCCGCGGGTATTGGGGCGCCGGACGCTCGCCCTGAGGAGGATTCCTGCATCATCCCGTCCTCCTTCGACTTGGACCGGGACATGCTCGAGTCGGAGGAGACTGCGGCCATTGCCTGGCCTGTCAACTCGCCGCGACGTCTTGAGGCGCTGGACGTCGACCGCGCCATCCGGAAGCAGTTCCATCTGAGCCACACGAAGGTGGTAGTCACCTCGTACCACCCCGTCGAGTTCCTCGTCAAGTTCAACCACAAGGCGCATTGTGACGAGGCGCTTGCTGCGGGGAGGGTGCGTGCCGGCGGCAGCGTCGTCCACATCCGGCCATGGCGTCCGCTGGAGCGGGCTTTCGGTGCGGCTCTAAACTACAGAGTGCGCCTCTGTCTCGAGAATGTGCCGGACTACGCCTGGACTCCGTTCGTCGCCGAGCGCATCATCGGCCGTCGTTGCTCGTTTGACCGTCTCGAGGACCACTCCGTGCTCAGGACGAACTCCGAGACGCTCGACCTTTGGGTGTGGAGGCGGACCCGAACCTCATCCCGAAGGTCATTTCGCTCACCTTCACTACGAGGCCGACCAGCGGCCTGCAAGTTTTCGCCAATGAAGCTAGGCCATCCGGCTGCAAGTGAGGCGCCACCTTCCGCGTGCTGGTTCATTTGGATGAGGTGGAGGACCAAGCCAATGCCCCGCTGGACTGCTACGTCACTGACAACCGCGCCGCGTCGTTCAACACGCCTCGTGCGGACCTGGTTTGGAACCGGGGCTCTATTGATGGCGTCCCCCCGCCGCTCGGGGCTACGCTGGCCGATCcttctccagccatcaactcAAAGGCTGCTGCTCCTCGCTAGCATGGCCGAAGGTCGGACGACCACCCTCGACAGCTGCCACAGAgtcgcgacgacgacgacgacttggACGATGACTGGCAGAGGGGTGGCGATCGTGACGGCCGCTGACGCGCCGGCCGTGTCCTGGAGAACCGCTTGGAGGTGCGCAGGGACCGCACCCGTTCCCCCCTTCGGCGGGACGGGGCAGCCGGGCAGGACGGTTGGCGTCGGGCGGGGTTTGTTGGCACCACGGTGCCGGTCTCTCCGACGGTAG